A genomic segment from Roseibium algicola encodes:
- a CDS encoding DUF983 domain-containing protein, producing the protein MTTPQSWPQIPPIRTGIKGRCPRCGEGSIFDGFLKLKPKCDHCGLDYSFADPADGPAFFVICFGCIPAVAFAIWLEIAFTAPYWVHLVTTLPLILVTCIPMLRPLKGWLVSSQYFYKAEEGKLATPVSQSSESQV; encoded by the coding sequence ATGACCACTCCACAAAGCTGGCCGCAAATTCCGCCGATCCGCACCGGCATCAAGGGCCGCTGCCCGCGTTGCGGCGAAGGTTCCATCTTCGACGGCTTCCTGAAGCTGAAGCCGAAATGCGACCACTGCGGACTTGATTACAGCTTTGCCGACCCTGCGGACGGGCCCGCGTTTTTCGTGATCTGCTTCGGCTGCATTCCCGCAGTCGCCTTTGCGATCTGGCTCGAAATCGCCTTTACAGCCCCTTACTGGGTGCATTTGGTGACGACCCTGCCGCTGATCCTGGTGACTTGCATTCCTATGCTTCGACCGCTCAAGGGCTGGCTGGTCTCAAGCCAGTATTTCTACAAGGCGGAAGAAGGCAAGCTGGCCACACCGGTTTCCCAATCCTCGGAAAGCCAGGTCTGA
- a CDS encoding EF-hand domain-containing protein, translating into MKSITLGAALILATVGSCFAAEGPGAHFIENWDLNGDGAVTAEEARERRGNVFASFDANDDGFLDAEEYVLFDEARAQDQAENEPKGMGKGARNPANGMRLEVNDTDGDGKVSEVEFLDNAASWIKMIDRNGDGVVTVADFGPRG; encoded by the coding sequence ATGAAATCGATCACGCTCGGAGCCGCCCTCATTCTGGCAACCGTGGGCTCATGTTTTGCCGCAGAAGGGCCTGGGGCGCATTTCATCGAAAACTGGGATCTGAATGGTGACGGTGCAGTGACCGCTGAAGAAGCACGGGAACGGCGCGGCAATGTCTTTGCCAGTTTCGACGCCAACGACGATGGTTTTCTGGATGCAGAGGAATATGTCCTCTTCGATGAAGCAAGAGCCCAGGATCAGGCTGAGAATGAGCCCAAGGGAATGGGGAAAGGTGCAAGAAACCCGGCAAACGGCATGCGCCTTGAAGTCAATGATACCGACGGCGACGGCAAGGTTTCTGAAGTCGAGTTTCTCGACAACGCAGCCTCCTGGATCAAAATGATCGACCGCAACGGCGACGGGGTCGTAACAGTTGCGGATTTCGGCCCACGCGGGTGA
- a CDS encoding YHYH protein produces MRISIALAGALIAAPAAAHDSKAPLEGEQAVEQPHVLEEVWNLLLPKAEASADISVDSNYRHIHADGYPVKPPGKFPNRGNPHSISKKNYSLKVPLVPHKNSSATRAQGAVFGIAVNGVVMDPGTAEFWQNDRRSGWNYEALGGACKLGLDRYNAHVQPDGTYHYHGIPTGVMASKDGRSVPALLGFAADGFPIYGPYGYSDPKRNSGLKKLNSSYRVKKGNRPGGPGGRYNGKFTKDWAYVAGAGDLDQCNGRFAVTPEYPNGTYHYVLTDAFPFIPRCWMGNPDSSFMRLKRGGMRGEIQNESDLPTVDFAALSDNSEAAVVLVQAQGGHPPRFLHGGRPPPPGLGSGHGPGFGSRNGGPPPGARPEAGRGGRSPCSGS; encoded by the coding sequence ATGCGCATATCCATAGCGCTGGCCGGAGCGCTGATTGCAGCACCGGCCGCCGCGCATGACAGCAAGGCGCCACTGGAAGGTGAACAAGCCGTCGAGCAGCCGCATGTTTTGGAGGAAGTCTGGAACCTCTTGTTGCCGAAGGCCGAAGCGTCGGCAGACATTTCAGTCGACAGCAACTATCGCCATATTCATGCCGACGGCTATCCGGTGAAACCACCCGGAAAATTTCCCAACCGCGGGAACCCGCATTCCATTTCGAAAAAGAACTACAGTCTGAAGGTCCCTCTGGTGCCGCACAAGAACTCCAGCGCAACCAGGGCGCAGGGGGCGGTTTTTGGCATTGCGGTGAACGGTGTGGTCATGGACCCTGGCACGGCGGAGTTCTGGCAAAACGACCGTCGCTCGGGATGGAACTACGAGGCGCTGGGCGGTGCTTGCAAGCTGGGTCTTGATCGGTACAACGCCCATGTCCAACCGGATGGCACCTACCATTATCATGGCATTCCGACCGGGGTCATGGCCTCCAAGGATGGCAGGTCAGTGCCCGCCCTTCTGGGGTTTGCCGCGGACGGCTTTCCCATCTACGGCCCTTACGGCTATTCCGACCCCAAGCGGAATTCGGGTCTCAAGAAGCTGAACAGCAGCTACAGGGTGAAGAAAGGCAATCGGCCGGGCGGGCCGGGCGGGCGCTACAACGGCAAGTTCACAAAGGATTGGGCCTATGTTGCCGGCGCCGGCGATCTTGACCAGTGCAACGGGCGTTTTGCGGTTACGCCGGAATATCCGAACGGCACGTATCACTATGTGCTGACGGATGCATTTCCTTTCATTCCGCGCTGTTGGATGGGCAATCCCGACAGCAGCTTCATGCGCTTGAAACGCGGTGGCATGAGAGGCGAGATCCAGAACGAGAGCGATCTTCCCACGGTCGATTTTGCGGCGCTGTCGGACAATAGCGAGGCTGCCGTCGTGCTTGTTCAGGCGCAGGGCGGACACCCACCACGTTTTCTGCATGGAGGTCGCCCACCGCCCCCGGGCCTTGGCTCTGGCCATGGACCAGGCTTTGGCTCGCGCAACGGAGGTCCTCCACCCGGCGCAAGGCCGGAAGCCGGGCGTGGGGGGAGGTCTCCCTGCAGCGGCAGCTGA
- a CDS encoding PLP-dependent aminotransferase family protein, with translation MTEWCPDLSASSAPRYAAIADAIEEDIRAGRLSPGDRLPAQRQLAARLGLDFTTVARGYTEARRRGAISSMVGSGTFVTGPDSVLGGGVATRDAKRLSPPDFSMNLPPEVSDPGLIARMKEGLAALSADLIPLLRYQTISEKDPDRQAAARWLAGVGLKPDPEDILFAPGAQAALAGILATLCEPGDRIACEAVTYPGIRSICGQLRLELFGLPSDEEGIDPEAFRKACLDGRLKALYLNPTLHNPTTRTLSEQRRRDLATVAQRHGVPILEDDPYGQLSRKQVPSIAALAPDITWYIGSLSKSVGAGLRLAHVLAPDRSAAWQFARSQRTSSVMISPLTTALATRWIEDGTARALLRHIRSESSARQELAARYLKSQKFEADPDGFHIWLALPEGWSRPAFVSQMRNQAVGVVESDAFTIAGKADESVRLCLGGPHDRAQIDSAFRVISEALASTPDKTSTYF, from the coding sequence ATGACCGAATGGTGTCCGGACCTTTCCGCCAGCAGTGCTCCGCGCTATGCCGCGATCGCGGACGCCATTGAAGAAGATATTCGCGCCGGACGCCTTTCGCCTGGAGACCGGCTTCCAGCGCAGCGCCAGTTGGCAGCCCGGCTCGGGCTTGACTTCACCACCGTTGCACGCGGTTACACCGAAGCCCGCAGGCGTGGCGCTATCTCCTCCATGGTTGGCAGCGGCACATTCGTCACCGGCCCCGACAGCGTGCTGGGCGGCGGCGTTGCAACACGTGATGCCAAGCGGCTGTCACCTCCGGACTTTTCCATGAACCTGCCGCCGGAAGTCAGTGACCCTGGCCTGATTGCCCGTATGAAAGAGGGGCTCGCGGCGCTTTCGGCCGACCTCATTCCGCTGCTTCGATACCAGACAATTTCTGAAAAAGACCCGGACCGCCAGGCTGCAGCACGCTGGCTTGCCGGGGTTGGCCTCAAACCCGACCCGGAAGATATTCTGTTTGCTCCCGGCGCTCAGGCAGCCCTTGCCGGCATTCTTGCAACGCTTTGCGAGCCGGGTGACCGGATCGCATGCGAAGCCGTCACCTATCCCGGGATCCGATCCATCTGCGGACAACTCAGACTGGAGCTTTTCGGCTTGCCGAGCGACGAAGAAGGCATTGATCCGGAGGCCTTTCGCAAAGCCTGTCTCGACGGTCGCCTGAAGGCACTCTATCTCAATCCTACTCTGCACAACCCAACCACTCGCACCCTCTCCGAGCAGCGGCGCCGCGACCTTGCAACCGTCGCGCAGCGCCACGGCGTGCCGATCCTGGAGGATGATCCCTACGGCCAGCTCAGCCGCAAGCAGGTCCCGTCGATAGCCGCTCTTGCTCCGGATATCACCTGGTACATCGGCTCTCTTTCGAAAAGCGTTGGAGCCGGTCTCCGGCTCGCCCACGTCCTTGCCCCGGACCGGAGCGCTGCATGGCAGTTCGCTCGTTCACAGCGCACGTCCAGCGTCATGATTTCCCCGCTCACGACAGCCCTGGCCACGCGCTGGATCGAAGATGGCACTGCCAGAGCGCTGCTTCGGCACATCCGAAGCGAAAGCTCGGCCCGGCAGGAGCTGGCCGCCCGCTATCTGAAAAGCCAGAAGTTTGAAGCCGACCCTGACGGATTTCATATCTGGCTTGCCTTGCCTGAAGGCTGGTCTCGTCCGGCCTTTGTCAGCCAGATGAGGAACCAGGCTGTCGGCGTTGTGGAAAGCGACGCCTTCACGATTGCCGGAAAGGCGGATGAATCCGTGCGGCTCTGTCTGGGCGGACCACATGATCGCGCTCAGATCGATAGCGCGTTCAGGGTCATTTCCGAGGCATTGGCGTCAACGCCGGACAAGACCTCCACCTACTTCTGA
- a CDS encoding helix-turn-helix transcriptional regulator, whose amino-acid sequence MISIPVSFLLAALFGGLALATLAWRSLPGQARGMFAGVFCLMAVEASLVGMRFAYGHFEFLAVQRVLPVWIAPLIYLAFISLTVLAERARRLIAWNLGAAAILTVALNLPVPVTGYVDGVIGMSYAVYSLALARIWINGQDVFAEAPTNMGGLLHKLLLFSILVMVATLLIDALVAYLFAQEKQGAAALAISGASLFFLVIAVGAAIGFLGTRFGRSRNTGKEFAASEARQAELVEAARTVLIDQEFFRDPSLTLTRLARRVGVPDRDLSRAVNAVEGVNVSQFVNLVRLTEAERLLVTTDEPVGRIQERAGFLTRSNFYREFQKAYGEAPGAYRKNAQSSL is encoded by the coding sequence ATGATCAGCATTCCGGTGTCTTTCCTGCTAGCCGCACTGTTCGGAGGGCTCGCCCTGGCGACTCTGGCCTGGCGGTCTCTGCCTGGACAGGCACGCGGAATGTTTGCCGGGGTGTTTTGCCTGATGGCGGTCGAGGCGTCCTTGGTCGGAATGCGTTTTGCCTATGGGCATTTCGAGTTTCTTGCGGTTCAACGGGTTCTGCCCGTGTGGATAGCGCCGCTCATTTATCTGGCCTTCATTTCCCTCACGGTACTCGCCGAAAGAGCCCGGCGACTGATTGCTTGGAACCTTGGGGCGGCAGCCATTTTGACGGTAGCGTTGAATTTGCCGGTGCCGGTGACCGGGTATGTCGATGGGGTGATCGGGATGAGCTATGCGGTCTATTCGCTGGCTCTCGCACGAATCTGGATCAACGGGCAGGACGTCTTTGCCGAGGCGCCGACCAACATGGGCGGTCTGCTGCACAAGCTGCTTCTCTTCTCCATATTGGTCATGGTGGCCACGCTCCTGATCGATGCTCTCGTCGCGTATCTGTTTGCGCAAGAAAAACAGGGCGCAGCAGCTCTGGCTATTTCCGGGGCAAGCCTGTTTTTCCTGGTGATCGCAGTGGGAGCCGCCATTGGATTTCTAGGCACTCGGTTCGGGCGATCCCGGAATACTGGGAAGGAGTTTGCTGCAAGCGAAGCGCGACAGGCAGAACTGGTTGAAGCTGCTAGAACGGTTCTGATCGACCAGGAGTTCTTCCGGGATCCATCGCTCACACTTACGCGGCTGGCCCGGCGGGTCGGGGTTCCTGATCGGGATCTATCCAGAGCCGTCAACGCAGTTGAAGGCGTCAATGTCAGCCAGTTCGTCAATCTGGTCCGCCTCACGGAAGCGGAACGACTGCTGGTCACGACGGATGAACCTGTCGGCCGGATACAGGAGCGGGCCGGATTTTTGACCCGTTCGAACTTCTACAGGGAATTCCAGAAGGCATATGGCGAAGCGCCAGGCGCTTATCGCAAGAATGCTCAGTCCTCGCTCTGA
- a CDS encoding alpha/beta hydrolase family protein, producing the protein MYPSSNRLFWPIRLCWFAASLAGVLGLASSALAEDTLRYGPGVTKITVEDARKDRPLEGDIWYPTATPDILPRADTSKVWQMALADPDGKAAEGIFPLVVVSHGMYGNTFNQAWLGSELARRGYFVAMVNHPGTSSFLRDPDQTRKLWERPVDLSRLISFLIEDSPYKDRIDPERIYAAGHSLGGFTVLLLAGAEFEPDRYERECSGEKLPVACQVLTGWSIAKTEADRSEMAKSRKDPRLTKVISLDLGGTPVLSRDSLSAIDIPVLVLGSQRADMLNQEIESRALAAALPADKVHHVEMSDAGHFDFMGVCKPEGFAILEEYEPGDEIVCIKGNKEREEQHQRILAEILAFLEH; encoded by the coding sequence ATGTATCCGTCATCCAACCGCCTCTTTTGGCCCATCCGGCTGTGCTGGTTTGCTGCGTCACTTGCCGGTGTCTTAGGGCTCGCGTCAAGTGCGCTTGCCGAGGACACACTTCGCTACGGGCCGGGTGTCACCAAGATCACCGTCGAAGATGCGCGCAAAGACCGGCCCCTTGAAGGTGACATCTGGTATCCAACCGCAACGCCAGACATTCTACCCCGGGCAGACACGAGCAAAGTCTGGCAAATGGCGCTGGCCGATCCTGACGGCAAAGCCGCCGAAGGCATATTTCCGCTCGTTGTCGTATCGCACGGTATGTACGGCAACACGTTCAACCAGGCCTGGCTCGGCTCCGAACTTGCCCGGCGCGGCTATTTCGTTGCCATGGTCAATCATCCGGGCACCAGCTCTTTCCTGCGCGATCCCGACCAAACCCGCAAGCTCTGGGAGAGGCCCGTCGATCTGTCTCGCCTTATCAGCTTCCTGATCGAGGACAGCCCTTACAAGGACAGGATCGACCCGGAACGGATCTATGCGGCCGGCCATTCCCTCGGCGGCTTCACAGTCCTGCTTTTAGCTGGCGCTGAATTCGAACCTGACCGGTATGAGCGTGAGTGTTCGGGTGAGAAACTGCCGGTTGCCTGCCAAGTGCTGACCGGTTGGTCTATCGCGAAAACGGAGGCCGACCGGAGCGAGATGGCAAAATCTAGAAAGGACCCGCGGCTGACCAAGGTCATCAGTCTGGATCTTGGTGGAACTCCGGTCCTTTCCCGCGACAGCCTGAGCGCCATCGACATCCCGGTTCTCGTTCTGGGTTCGCAGCGTGCCGACATGCTGAACCAGGAGATCGAGTCGCGAGCGCTGGCCGCTGCCCTGCCGGCCGACAAGGTCCACCATGTGGAAATGTCTGATGCCGGGCATTTCGACTTCATGGGTGTGTGCAAGCCGGAAGGGTTTGCCATCCTGGAAGAATATGAGCCGGGCGACGAAATCGTATGCATCAAAGGCAACAAGGAACGCGAAGAGCAACATCAACGTATCCTCGCGGAAATTCTTGCCTTCCTGGAACATTGA
- a CDS encoding molybdopterin-containing oxidoreductase family protein, with protein sequence MTQQPPKSTFSACPHDCPSTCALEVHFYPHGDVRRLNGAKDNAYTAGVICAKVARYPERLYHPDRLLKPLRRTGKKGEGRFEEISWDAALDLIAEKFLAAEAEFGAESVWPYHYAGTMGMVQRDSIHRLRHTKGYSRQFDSFCTNMAWTGYVAGTGKLAGPDPREMAVSDQIVIWGTNPVATQVNVMTHAIAARKKRGARIIVVDVYETETMKQADIGIILKPGTDAALACAVMHVLFRDGHADRDYLETYTDSPAELEAHLKTKTPEWAASITGLDVSRIEELAQLIGSVKKTYFRLGYGFTRSRNGAVGMHAASSIAAVTGCWKEEGGGAFHNNGAIYQLNKEMIEAGSLKDPAVRALDQSLVGRILTGDEAALLGGPPVKAMLIQNTNPVSVAPEQDLIKQGFAREDLFTVVHEHFLTETAQMADIVLPATQFLEHDDLYKGGGHQYLMLGPKAVEPPEGPRENIFVINEIARRVDSKPHPGFDMSARDHIDWLLRNSNYGTLADLEAGKWIDLQPDFETAHYLNGFGHADGKFHFKADWGRSSAPNKPEDGTIFGPWQTMPELPDQWDSIELADEQHPFRLVTSPARSFLNSTFNETDSSKKKEGRPEVWLRPQEAERFGIEDGAKVKMGNRRGVVTLHARYVATVAPGTVISEGIWPNDAFEDGRGINTLTGADPVAPYGGAAFHDTAVWVRAV encoded by the coding sequence ATGACCCAGCAGCCGCCCAAGAGCACTTTTTCCGCCTGTCCGCACGATTGTCCGTCGACCTGCGCGCTGGAGGTGCATTTTTATCCGCATGGCGACGTACGCCGGCTGAATGGTGCCAAGGACAATGCCTATACCGCAGGCGTTATCTGCGCCAAGGTCGCGCGTTATCCCGAACGGCTTTACCACCCGGACCGGCTATTGAAGCCGCTGCGGCGCACCGGCAAGAAAGGTGAAGGCCGTTTCGAGGAAATCTCCTGGGATGCGGCGCTGGATCTGATCGCTGAAAAGTTCCTGGCTGCGGAAGCCGAATTCGGAGCCGAAAGCGTCTGGCCCTATCACTATGCCGGTACGATGGGGATGGTGCAGCGGGACAGTATCCACCGGCTGCGTCATACCAAGGGCTACTCGCGTCAGTTCGACAGTTTCTGCACCAACATGGCCTGGACAGGCTATGTTGCCGGCACCGGCAAGTTGGCAGGGCCTGATCCGCGTGAAATGGCGGTTTCCGACCAGATCGTCATCTGGGGCACAAATCCGGTCGCGACCCAGGTCAACGTGATGACCCATGCCATTGCCGCCCGCAAGAAACGCGGCGCGCGCATTATCGTTGTTGACGTCTATGAGACCGAGACGATGAAGCAGGCGGACATCGGCATCATCCTGAAACCCGGCACGGATGCCGCGCTTGCCTGCGCTGTCATGCATGTGCTCTTCCGCGACGGCCATGCCGACCGGGATTACCTGGAAACCTACACGGATAGTCCAGCCGAGCTGGAAGCGCATCTGAAAACGAAGACACCGGAGTGGGCTGCCTCGATCACGGGGTTGGACGTCTCAAGAATCGAGGAGCTGGCGCAGCTGATCGGTTCGGTCAAGAAGACCTATTTCCGGCTCGGCTACGGCTTCACCCGGTCCCGCAATGGTGCAGTCGGCATGCATGCTGCCAGTTCCATTGCCGCTGTCACCGGCTGCTGGAAGGAAGAGGGTGGCGGCGCCTTCCACAACAACGGTGCAATCTATCAGCTCAACAAGGAAATGATCGAAGCCGGCTCGCTGAAGGATCCGGCTGTGCGTGCCCTCGACCAGAGCCTGGTCGGCCGTATTCTCACGGGCGACGAAGCGGCGTTGCTTGGTGGTCCGCCGGTGAAAGCGATGCTGATTCAGAATACCAACCCGGTTTCCGTGGCACCGGAGCAGGACCTGATAAAGCAGGGGTTCGCGCGTGAGGACCTCTTCACCGTCGTCCATGAGCATTTCCTGACAGAGACAGCGCAGATGGCAGACATCGTGCTGCCGGCAACTCAGTTTCTGGAACATGACGACCTTTATAAAGGCGGCGGACATCAGTATCTGATGTTGGGTCCCAAAGCTGTTGAGCCGCCGGAAGGTCCTAGGGAAAATATATTTGTTATCAACGAGATAGCCAGACGCGTTGACTCAAAACCTCACCCCGGATTCGATATGAGCGCACGCGACCATATCGACTGGCTGTTGCGCAATTCCAACTATGGAACGCTCGCAGACCTGGAAGCTGGAAAGTGGATCGATCTGCAGCCTGATTTCGAAACGGCGCATTATCTCAACGGTTTCGGTCACGCAGACGGCAAGTTCCACTTCAAGGCTGACTGGGGTCGTTCCTCTGCTCCCAACAAGCCGGAAGATGGCACAATTTTCGGTCCCTGGCAGACGATGCCGGAGTTGCCGGACCAATGGGACAGCATCGAACTTGCAGACGAGCAGCATCCGTTCCGCTTGGTGACATCGCCAGCTCGCTCTTTCCTGAATTCCACGTTCAACGAGACCGACAGCTCGAAGAAGAAGGAAGGCCGACCGGAGGTCTGGTTGCGTCCGCAAGAGGCAGAGCGTTTCGGCATCGAAGACGGTGCCAAGGTGAAGATGGGCAACCGGCGCGGTGTCGTGACATTGCATGCGCGATATGTTGCGACCGTCGCGCCCGGAACCGTGATCTCGGAAGGGATCTGGCCGAACGATGCATTCGAGGATGGCCGCGGCATCAACACGCTCACCGGGGCCGACCCAGTGGCGCCCTATGGCGGCGCGGCGTTTCACGACACGGCCGTGTGGGTGAGGGCCGTCTGA
- a CDS encoding DUF4344 domain-containing metallopeptidase, which yields MVELFAILPTLLYAAVASLWLSLAAPSVAANTHGTDSPQTFPTLAGQLAALSPEQLEELFVFVAGNTLFTLYHESGHMLVSELELPVLAQEEDAVDNLATVSMLGADTDDMDLYLTQAMIGWFLIAEEDYDDLVFYDEHDLDQQRGYKMLCLMVGADEDAFLDLARDLELSEERIESCAFDYEQASASWEIVTDPYLRDSDTPGGKIKVVHDPATRDLEAMAVFLKESGLVEMVAKEFDTFYELPKTVTFRSTACGEENAFWDPETREVILCHELLAGLAEIYLSVPEEDEKAQSED from the coding sequence ATGGTCGAACTCTTCGCCATCCTGCCGACGCTGCTTTATGCGGCCGTCGCATCGCTCTGGCTCAGCCTTGCCGCACCCTCGGTGGCGGCCAATACACATGGGACCGATAGCCCGCAAACTTTCCCCACTTTGGCAGGGCAACTTGCCGCCCTTTCACCCGAACAGCTGGAAGAGCTCTTCGTTTTCGTTGCGGGCAACACGCTGTTCACGCTCTACCACGAAAGCGGACATATGCTTGTCTCGGAACTGGAACTGCCCGTTCTGGCCCAGGAAGAAGATGCCGTCGACAATCTGGCCACCGTTTCCATGCTCGGCGCGGACACCGACGACATGGATCTTTATCTCACACAGGCGATGATCGGTTGGTTCCTGATTGCCGAGGAAGACTACGACGACCTGGTTTTCTACGATGAGCACGATCTGGACCAGCAACGCGGCTACAAGATGCTGTGCCTGATGGTAGGGGCCGACGAAGACGCCTTTCTGGATCTTGCAAGAGACCTGGAGTTGTCGGAGGAGCGGATCGAAAGTTGCGCCTTCGACTATGAACAGGCCTCGGCTTCGTGGGAAATCGTGACCGATCCTTATCTGAGGGACAGCGATACGCCTGGGGGCAAGATCAAGGTCGTCCACGATCCGGCAACAAGAGACCTGGAAGCCATGGCCGTTTTCCTGAAGGAAAGCGGACTGGTGGAGATGGTCGCCAAGGAATTCGACACTTTCTACGAGCTGCCGAAGACAGTCACCTTCCGCTCGACCGCCTGTGGCGAGGAAAACGCCTTCTGGGATCCGGAGACTCGGGAAGTGATCCTCTGCCATGAACTTCTCGCCGGCCTGGCCGAGATCTATCTGAGTGTTCCGGAAGAAGATGAAAAAGCTCAGAGCGAGGACTGA
- the ndk gene encoding nucleoside-diphosphate kinase, whose protein sequence is MAIERTFSMIKPDATKRNLTGAITAKLEEAGLRVVASKRVWMSLREAEAFYAVHKERPFFGELTEFMSSGPTVVQVLEGENAIAKNREVMGATNPADAAEGTIRKSYALSIGENSVHGSDAAETAAEEIAFWFSGVELVG, encoded by the coding sequence ATGGCGATTGAACGCACGTTTTCCATGATCAAGCCGGACGCCACCAAGCGCAACCTGACCGGTGCCATCACCGCCAAGCTTGAAGAAGCCGGCCTGCGCGTCGTTGCTTCCAAGCGCGTTTGGATGTCCCTGCGCGAAGCTGAAGCTTTCTATGCGGTTCACAAGGAACGTCCGTTCTTCGGCGAACTGACTGAATTCATGTCCTCTGGCCCGACCGTCGTTCAGGTTCTGGAAGGCGAAAATGCCATTGCCAAGAACCGTGAAGTCATGGGTGCAACCAACCCGGCTGACGCTGCAGAAGGTACAATCCGCAAGTCCTATGCCCTGTCCATCGGCGAAAACTCCGTACACGGTTCCGATGCAGCTGAAACCGCTGCTGAAGAAATCGCGTTCTGGTTCTCCGGTGTTGAACTCGTCGGCTAA
- a CDS encoding WD40/YVTN/BNR-like repeat-containing protein: MTSGVTVLVGTTKGAFLLNGGSDRGGWKVKGPFCDGWPINHVIGDPESGTIWAGGGGEWSGAGVWRSVDGGETWEVTRLTKGTLDDWAANDPETAKFLNWTPQNLPFADDFSQIWSLGYAHGTLYAGTKPARFLASRDGGKSFAHLEGLANHPSADSWNPGAAGLVLHTIVSDPDNPKKLWIGISAAGVFASEDGGMTWERRNRLSNAAACEGHDHPASPRDGETGHCVHNMMRAPGDNDLLYQQNHHGVWRSADGGLNWDNITDGLPSTFGFPIRVHPRDPDTIWTLPLNGDTEGRFPPGAAAAVWKSDDGGRTWRDKREGLPQEACFFTVLRQAMGGDTRDPAGLYFGTNSGSVFASLDEGETWQEIARHLPTVLAVEVLDRA; encoded by the coding sequence ATGACTTCGGGTGTAACGGTGCTTGTCGGAACCACCAAGGGAGCGTTTCTGCTGAACGGTGGAAGTGACCGTGGAGGCTGGAAGGTAAAGGGACCTTTCTGCGATGGCTGGCCGATCAATCACGTGATCGGCGATCCGGAAAGCGGCACGATCTGGGCCGGCGGCGGCGGCGAATGGTCCGGCGCGGGCGTCTGGCGTTCTGTCGACGGCGGCGAGACATGGGAGGTCACCCGACTGACCAAAGGGACGCTCGACGACTGGGCAGCCAATGACCCCGAGACGGCCAAGTTTCTGAATTGGACACCTCAGAACCTGCCTTTTGCGGACGACTTCTCGCAAATCTGGTCGCTCGGGTATGCACACGGCACGCTCTACGCCGGCACCAAGCCTGCAAGATTTCTCGCCAGCCGGGATGGCGGCAAGAGCTTCGCGCATCTGGAGGGGCTTGCCAATCATCCGTCCGCAGACAGCTGGAACCCGGGTGCGGCCGGCCTTGTGCTGCACACGATCGTTTCCGACCCGGACAATCCGAAAAAGCTCTGGATAGGCATTTCTGCCGCAGGCGTTTTCGCCAGCGAAGATGGCGGCATGACGTGGGAGCGACGCAACCGGCTGTCCAACGCGGCCGCCTGTGAGGGACATGATCACCCTGCCTCCCCGCGCGACGGCGAGACCGGCCATTGCGTTCACAACATGATGCGTGCACCTGGCGACAATGACCTGCTTTATCAGCAGAACCACCACGGCGTCTGGCGATCCGCAGACGGCGGGCTCAACTGGGACAACATTACCGACGGCCTGCCCTCCACCTTCGGCTTCCCGATCCGCGTTCATCCGCGAGATCCTGACACCATCTGGACGCTCCCGCTTAACGGAGACACCGAAGGCCGGTTTCCCCCCGGTGCGGCGGCAGCCGTCTGGAAGTCCGATGACGGTGGCCGAACCTGGCGGGACAAGCGCGAGGGCCTTCCGCAGGAAGCCTGCTTCTTCACGGTTCTGCGTCAGGCGATGGGCGGCGACACACGAGACCCCGCCGGGCTCTACTTCGGCACAAACTCAGGCTCGGTTTTCGCCAGCCTGGATGAAGGTGAGACCTGGCAGGAAATTGCCCGCCATTTGCCGACTGTGCTGGCCGTCGAGGTTTTGGACCGAGCATAA